From Deltaproteobacteria bacterium, a single genomic window includes:
- a CDS encoding pyridoxine 5'-phosphate synthase, translated as MPKLSVNVDHVATLRQARGGKQPDPVAAAIIAELAGADGIIVHLREDRRHIQDRDLELLRQVVKTRINLELANTEEIIQMALRVKPDLVTFVPERRQELTTEGGLDVQSHRASLQKNIQRLKKAGIPSSLFIDANPLQVKASKQVGADCVEIHTGQYADAPDGQARQKEFLRIAQAIRQARRLGLRVNIGHGLDYRNVSPFTALPGIEDYSIGHSIISRAVLVGLDRAVREMKDLINQHTGDRIRNPE; from the coding sequence GTGCCCAAGCTCTCAGTAAATGTTGACCACGTGGCCACTCTCCGGCAAGCCCGGGGAGGAAAACAACCCGATCCCGTGGCCGCGGCCATCATCGCCGAACTTGCCGGGGCCGATGGGATTATTGTCCATCTGCGGGAAGATCGGAGGCACATCCAGGATCGGGATTTGGAGTTGTTACGCCAAGTCGTTAAAACCCGCATTAATTTAGAGCTGGCCAACACCGAGGAGATCATCCAAATGGCTTTGAGGGTCAAACCGGACCTGGTCACTTTTGTGCCGGAGCGTCGCCAAGAGCTGACGACAGAAGGGGGATTGGATGTTCAGTCCCACCGGGCTTCCCTCCAAAAAAATATACAGAGGCTGAAGAAGGCTGGGATTCCATCCAGTCTTTTCATCGATGCCAACCCCTTGCAGGTTAAGGCCAGCAAACAGGTAGGAGCTGATTGCGTGGAAATCCATACGGGGCAATATGCCGATGCGCCTGACGGCCAGGCCCGGCAAAAAGAATTTCTCCGGATCGCGCAAGCCATCCGGCAAGCCCGCCGCCTTGGCCTGCGGGTCAACATCGGGCACGGCTTGGATTACCGAAACGTCTCTCCCTTTACGGCCCTGCCTGGGATTGAAGACTATAGCATTGGACATAGTATTATCTCGAGGGCTGTGCTGGTGGGGCTGGATCGGGCGGTACGCGAGATGAAGGATTTAATAAATCAGCATACAGGAGACAGAATTCGGAATCCAGAATAA
- the glmM gene encoding phosphoglucosamine mutase, with amino-acid sequence MRKLFGTDGIRGVANIDPMTTEMAMQLGRGVAYIFKNKDKRHRIVIGKDTRLSGYMLENALVAGICSMGVDVLLVGPLPTPGIAFLTSSMRADAGIVISASHNPFQDNGIKIFSGNGFKLPDQLENKIEELIFSDQIDSLRPTAAEVGKAFRVDDAVGRYVVYLKNSYPKEFSLDGMKIVLDCANGAAYRVAPAVFEELGAEVIAWNIEPNGENINWQCGSLYPKLIMQKVKDCGADIGISLDGDADRAIFSDELGNLVDGDRIMAICANSLHQGKRLRRNTLVATVMSNLGLDLAMKERGIKVLHTQVGDRYVVEEMARGGYNLGGEQSGHLIFLDYNTTGDGVLSALQVLAVMKRENKRLSELAKIMTPFPQVLLNVPVRQKKDPQRIPEIASLLKKIEAKLVDRGRILVRSSGTESLIRVMVEGENEKEISAFAEQIAECIRKKMVD; translated from the coding sequence ATGCGGAAACTCTTCGGGACAGATGGCATTCGGGGGGTGGCGAACATCGATCCGATGACCACCGAAATGGCCATGCAGTTAGGACGCGGGGTAGCCTATATTTTCAAGAATAAAGATAAACGTCACCGGATCGTCATCGGAAAAGATACCCGGCTTTCCGGATACATGCTGGAAAATGCCCTGGTAGCCGGTATTTGTTCCATGGGCGTGGATGTGCTTCTGGTTGGCCCATTACCTACTCCAGGTATTGCTTTCCTAACATCTTCGATGCGGGCAGATGCCGGGATTGTGATCTCAGCTTCCCATAACCCTTTTCAGGACAATGGCATCAAAATATTTTCTGGGAATGGGTTTAAACTCCCTGACCAGCTTGAAAACAAGATTGAGGAATTGATCTTCTCCGATCAGATTGATTCCTTGCGCCCTACGGCAGCCGAAGTGGGCAAAGCGTTCCGAGTGGATGATGCCGTAGGGAGATACGTCGTCTACCTAAAAAATTCCTATCCCAAAGAGTTTTCCCTGGACGGGATGAAAATCGTTTTGGATTGTGCGAACGGAGCAGCTTACCGGGTGGCTCCCGCAGTCTTTGAAGAGTTGGGAGCCGAGGTAATTGCTTGGAACATTGAACCTAACGGAGAGAACATTAACTGGCAATGCGGCTCCCTTTATCCGAAGTTAATCATGCAGAAGGTCAAGGATTGCGGGGCGGACATTGGGATTTCCCTGGACGGCGATGCAGATCGGGCTATCTTCTCTGATGAGCTGGGAAATCTTGTCGATGGGGACCGGATCATGGCCATCTGCGCCAATAGCCTGCACCAAGGCAAACGGTTAAGACGGAATACCCTGGTCGCCACGGTCATGAGCAATCTGGGTTTGGACTTGGCCATGAAGGAACGGGGAATTAAGGTCTTGCATACCCAGGTGGGGGATCGCTACGTGGTAGAAGAAATGGCCCGCGGCGGCTATAACTTAGGTGGCGAACAATCTGGCCACTTGATCTTTCTCGACTACAATACTACGGGCGATGGCGTTCTTTCGGCCTTGCAGGTTTTGGCAGTAATGAAAAGGGAAAATAAACGGCTATCGGAACTGGCAAAAATTATGACTCCGTTTCCTCAGGTACTGCTCAATGTCCCGGTCCGGCAAAAAAAAGATCCGCAGCGTATTCCCGAAATAGCTTCTCTCCTTAAAAAGATTGAGGCCAAATTAGTCGATCGCGGGCGCATCCTGGTGCGCTCTTCCGGAACGGAAAGCTTGATCCGGGTTATGGTGGAAGGGGAAAACGAGAAGGAAATCTCTGCCTTCGCGGAACAGATTGCTGAGTGTATTCGGAAAAAAATGGTGGATTAA
- a CDS encoding pseudouridine synthase yields MSPLQRLPKILSEIGVASRRQAENLIREGRVTVNGRAAQIGDKADPVQDHIKVDGRRVFPSAAKVYVLLNKPKGTVTTAEDPEGRTTVLDLIKAPPTRLFPVGRLDYDAEGFLLLTNDGDLAHRLSHPSFRIPRTYQVKIKGQPSPAEIGRLSRGIFLEDGRTAPCRITTLRGTEDNLWLEMVLYEGRNRQVKRMWKKLGYPVLKLKRVAFAGLHVGRLRPGEYRNLRPREIQKLKELVAKKSPGEQQSDRSGTRNHGSGKEVGS; encoded by the coding sequence ATGAGCCCCCTGCAGAGATTGCCAAAGATCCTTTCTGAAATCGGGGTTGCCTCCCGGCGCCAAGCCGAGAATCTGATCCGGGAAGGGCGAGTCACCGTCAATGGACGAGCCGCCCAGATTGGTGATAAAGCCGATCCTGTTCAGGACCACATCAAAGTCGATGGCCGACGAGTTTTTCCTTCTGCCGCGAAAGTTTATGTCCTTTTAAACAAGCCCAAGGGCACGGTAACAACGGCAGAGGATCCGGAAGGAAGGACAACGGTTTTAGACCTGATAAAGGCTCCGCCAACTCGGCTGTTCCCCGTGGGCCGCCTGGATTATGATGCCGAGGGATTTCTCCTTTTGACCAATGATGGGGACCTGGCCCATCGCCTATCTCACCCTTCTTTTCGTATCCCCCGCACCTACCAAGTGAAAATAAAAGGTCAACCCAGTCCCGCAGAGATCGGAAGGTTAAGCCGGGGAATTTTTTTGGAGGATGGGCGCACGGCTCCCTGCCGCATCACGACTCTGAGAGGGACCGAAGACAATCTGTGGTTGGAGATGGTTTTGTATGAAGGAAGAAACCGGCAAGTGAAAAGGATGTGGAAAAAGCTCGGCTACCCCGTATTGAAACTGAAGCGGGTTGCTTTTGCCGGGCTGCACGTGGGTAGACTTCGGCCTGGGGAATACCGAAACCTTCGGCCCAGAGAAATACAGAAACTCAAAGAACTCGTGGCAAAAAAATCGCCGGGTGAACAGCAAAGCGATCGTTCTGGCACCAGGAATCATGGAAGCGGTAAGGAGGTGGGTTCATGA
- the scpB gene encoding SMC-Scp complex subunit ScpB: protein MDDTQRKALIEALIFISENPLSLERIKEVLGEVQKKDLQHLLSELMEEYSRAARGFTLVEVAEGFQFRTRPEYAEWIKKLKKTKPLGLSQPALETLAIIAYKQPVVRGEVEKIRGVDSGGVLRTLLEKKLIRILGKKDVPGKPLVYGTSKQFLEMFGLKDLSSLPTLKDMEGLGPPPAEDLLPFADPTAEGEEGIEHGKTEILPGQEAGNDEPPAEIAKDPF, encoded by the coding sequence GTGGACGACACGCAACGAAAAGCTTTGATCGAAGCATTAATCTTCATTTCGGAAAACCCCCTCAGTTTGGAACGGATCAAAGAAGTCCTGGGCGAAGTTCAAAAAAAGGACCTCCAACATTTGCTATCCGAATTAATGGAAGAATATAGCCGCGCCGCGCGTGGCTTTACCCTAGTAGAAGTTGCCGAGGGCTTCCAATTTCGAACCCGTCCCGAGTACGCCGAATGGATTAAAAAATTGAAGAAGACCAAACCGCTTGGCCTCAGCCAGCCGGCTCTGGAAACTTTGGCCATCATCGCCTACAAACAACCCGTGGTGCGCGGGGAAGTGGAGAAGATCCGGGGAGTGGATTCCGGGGGCGTCTTACGCACTCTCCTCGAAAAAAAATTGATCAGGATCCTCGGGAAGAAAGACGTGCCGGGCAAACCGCTGGTTTACGGAACTTCCAAACAATTTCTGGAGATGTTCGGTTTGAAAGATCTATCCAGCCTTCCCACCCTTAAGGACATGGAAGGATTAGGTCCTCCTCCGGCAGAGGATCTTTTGCCCTTCGCCGACCCAACCGCAGAAGGGGAAGAGGGCATTGAGCACGGGAAGACTGAAATTTTGCCAGGCCAAGAGGCAGGAAACGATGAGCCCCCTGCAGAGATTGCCAAAGATCCTTTCTGA
- a CDS encoding NAD(P)H-hydrate dehydratase: MKLATAEIMRRLDQRAIEEFGIPGLVLMENAARSTVSAMFRLFPDLLTKRVGIFAGRGNNGGDAFAVARYLLNRGVFCQVYLLTAQEEVQGDAATNLKILTRMGGEIFSVLNVEELEARQAQVAKNDLLIDGILGTGLKGPVKGLYREVIEFINSLHLPVVAIDIPSGLDADKGQVLGTCIRASLTVTFGLAKRGLLVQPGLQFVGKLVIADISIPSSAIEAERIKDNLIEGSEFSHLLLPKKPNAHKGDFGHLLVLAGSPGKTGAAAMVCQAAVRVGTGLVTLGIPESLNPIMEVKITEAMTEPLPETQDKTLAFRGHKRIRDLFFHKNALAIGPGLSVNPETARLIRRVALETDLPMVIDADGLTAFAGKMDLISKKKGWVVFTPHPGEMARLLESSVQEIQRDRIQIARNFAETYGLILILKGANSIVASPEGEIFINPTGNPGMASGGMGDVLTGMVGGFLAQGFVPLEAAKLGVFLHGLAGDLVAHKKGERGMAATDLLEETPRLLRALARRNDQIDDFSIPLSAARVD, encoded by the coding sequence ATGAAGCTGGCGACGGCAGAGATTATGAGGAGGCTGGATCAAAGGGCCATTGAGGAATTCGGCATTCCAGGATTGGTGTTGATGGAAAACGCGGCCAGATCCACGGTGAGCGCGATGTTCCGGCTTTTTCCTGACCTTTTGACCAAACGCGTAGGAATATTTGCCGGCCGGGGGAATAATGGAGGAGATGCCTTTGCCGTAGCCCGTTACCTACTCAATCGCGGGGTATTTTGCCAGGTATACCTTCTCACCGCCCAGGAAGAAGTGCAGGGCGACGCGGCCACGAACTTAAAAATTCTAACCCGCATGGGGGGAGAAATTTTCTCTGTCTTGAACGTGGAGGAGTTAGAAGCTCGCCAAGCTCAGGTCGCTAAGAATGATCTCCTCATTGATGGAATTTTAGGCACAGGCCTGAAAGGTCCCGTAAAAGGGCTCTACCGGGAGGTCATTGAATTCATCAATTCTCTCCATCTTCCCGTGGTGGCCATTGACATCCCCTCCGGATTGGATGCGGACAAAGGTCAAGTACTTGGTACCTGTATCCGCGCCAGTTTAACGGTCACTTTTGGGCTGGCCAAAAGGGGTCTTCTGGTACAGCCGGGGCTACAGTTCGTCGGGAAACTGGTTATTGCGGATATCTCCATTCCTTCCTCTGCCATTGAAGCTGAGCGAATTAAAGATAACCTGATCGAAGGGAGTGAATTTTCTCATCTCCTCCTTCCCAAAAAGCCCAACGCCCATAAAGGTGACTTTGGCCATCTGTTGGTCCTTGCCGGGTCCCCTGGAAAAACTGGGGCTGCGGCCATGGTCTGTCAGGCAGCCGTGAGGGTTGGAACCGGACTGGTTACCTTGGGCATCCCCGAGAGCTTAAACCCTATTATGGAAGTGAAAATTACGGAAGCCATGACCGAGCCTCTGCCGGAAACGCAAGATAAAACTCTCGCCTTTAGAGGCCATAAGAGGATCCGCGACCTTTTCTTCCACAAGAATGCCCTGGCCATTGGACCGGGTCTTTCCGTGAATCCGGAGACTGCCCGTTTGATCCGCAGAGTGGCCTTGGAAACCGATCTTCCCATGGTCATCGATGCCGATGGTCTGACCGCCTTTGCGGGCAAGATGGATTTGATCAGTAAAAAGAAGGGATGGGTCGTCTTTACTCCCCACCCTGGGGAGATGGCCCGGCTTTTGGAATCCTCTGTGCAGGAAATTCAACGAGATCGGATTCAAATAGCCAGAAATTTCGCCGAGACGTACGGCCTGATTTTAATATTGAAGGGAGCAAACTCAATTGTCGCCAGCCCGGAGGGAGAGATATTCATCAACCCCACGGGGAACCCAGGAATGGCCTCGGGCGGGATGGGAGATGTGCTCACCGGGATGGTGGGTGGGTTTCTCGCCCAGGGTTTTGTTCCGCTGGAGGCGGCGAAACTCGGCGTGTTCCTTCATGGGTTAGCGGGTGATTTGGTGGCCCACAAGAAGGGGGAAAGAGGAATGGCGGCCACGGACCTGCTTGAGGAAACTCCCCGGCTTTTACGAGCGTTGGCCCGCAGGAATGATCAAATCGATGATTTTTCTATTCCCCTAAGTGCCGCAAGGGTAGATTGA
- the folP gene encoding dihydropteroate synthase → MNPLFLRFRKKSYDLSQRTLIMGALNVTPDSFSDGGHFFDREKAIEEGLRLAQGGADILDIGGESTQPGAKPLDAEEEKRRVIPLIRTLVQKIDIPISVDTRKARVAEKALETGAEMINDISALRFDERMAEVVARWKVPVVLMHMRGNPETMQLDTHYDDFLGEILSFFRERVAFAESRGIPADQIVLDPGIGFGKSLEEQHNLILLKYLQNFKVLEKPLLIGTSRKAFIGKILGLPPQEREEGTMATVAVAILNGANIVRVHEVERMRRVVQVTDAVLRCTLRTPLS, encoded by the coding sequence ATGAACCCTCTTTTTCTCCGTTTTCGCAAAAAAAGCTATGACCTTTCCCAGCGCACGCTCATCATGGGCGCGTTGAATGTAACCCCGGATTCTTTCTCCGATGGAGGTCACTTTTTTGATCGGGAAAAGGCAATAGAAGAAGGGTTGCGGTTGGCGCAGGGGGGCGCGGACATCCTGGACATCGGCGGGGAATCGACCCAACCCGGGGCGAAACCGTTAGATGCGGAGGAAGAAAAAAGACGGGTCATTCCGCTCATCCGGACCTTGGTTCAGAAGATCGACATCCCGATCTCCGTGGATACGCGGAAGGCACGCGTAGCGGAAAAGGCCTTGGAAACAGGGGCGGAAATGATCAACGACATTAGCGCCTTGAGGTTCGATGAACGCATGGCCGAAGTGGTGGCGAGATGGAAGGTTCCAGTGGTTCTTATGCACATGCGGGGCAATCCGGAAACCATGCAGCTCGATACCCATTATGATGATTTCTTAGGAGAGATTCTGAGTTTCTTCAGGGAGCGAGTGGCCTTCGCCGAATCTCGGGGAATTCCTGCAGACCAGATCGTTTTAGACCCGGGGATTGGTTTCGGGAAGTCGTTGGAAGAACAGCATAACCTGATCCTTTTAAAATATCTGCAAAACTTTAAGGTTCTGGAAAAACCTTTGCTCATCGGAACTTCCCGGAAAGCTTTCATCGGTAAAATACTGGGACTCCCTCCCCAAGAGAGAGAAGAGGGAACGATGGCTACGGTGGCCGTGGCCATTCTCAATGGAGCGAACATCGTGAGGGTACACGAAGTGGAAAGAATGCGCAGGGTTGTCCAGGTTACCGACGCGGTGCTACGATGTACCCTTCGAACCCCACTTTCCTGA
- the ftsH gene encoding ATP-dependent zinc metalloprotease FtsH, with protein MSPFYKNLALWLVISLMMILLFNLFNQPRTSQEKVIFSEFLAALERGEVKEVTIQGHNLYGRYANRKEFKTYAPNYPDLIKALKEKDVKISAKPEDDSPWYMTLLVSWFPMLLLIGFWLFFMRQMQAGGTKAMSFGKAKAKWLTEKQQKMTFVDVAGIEESKEELHEILDFLRDPKKFTILGGRIPKGVLLVGAPGTGKTLLARAIAGEANVPFFSISGSDFVEMFVGVGASRVRDLFIQGKKHAPCIIFIDEIDAVGRHRGAGLGGGHDEREQTLNQLLVEMDGFESNEGVIIVAATNRPDVLDPALLRPGRFDRQVVVPRPDVKGREEILRVHTRKTPLAENVNLSVLSRGTPGFTGADLENLVNEAALLAARRGKTKLEMDDFEASKDKVLMGVERRTMFISEEEKRLTAYHEAGHTLVAKFLPGADPIHKVTIIPRGRALGITQQLPAEDKHTLSKEYIINKIAIFLGGRAAEELVLNTQTTGAGNDLEMATEWARKMVCDYGMSDKIGPLTFGKKEEYIFLGREIAQRKDYSEKTAVDIDTEIKRIVLENYDRAKDIILQHMEKIHHLASVLLEKEVLAGEEIDQVLGLKTSIPASTPPKELVQEGRLL; from the coding sequence TTGAGCCCCTTTTATAAAAACTTAGCTCTTTGGCTGGTCATCAGCTTGATGATGATTCTCCTCTTTAATCTTTTCAACCAACCGCGCACCTCCCAGGAAAAGGTAATTTTCAGTGAATTTTTGGCCGCCTTAGAACGGGGAGAAGTAAAAGAGGTTACGATCCAGGGACACAACCTCTACGGCCGTTATGCCAACCGCAAAGAATTCAAGACCTATGCGCCCAATTATCCTGACCTGATCAAAGCCCTAAAAGAAAAGGACGTGAAGATTTCGGCCAAGCCTGAAGACGATTCCCCCTGGTATATGACCCTGCTGGTCTCCTGGTTTCCGATGTTGCTTCTGATCGGCTTTTGGCTTTTTTTCATGCGCCAGATGCAAGCTGGCGGCACCAAAGCCATGTCCTTTGGCAAAGCCAAGGCCAAATGGCTCACCGAAAAACAACAAAAGATGACTTTTGTTGATGTAGCCGGCATTGAAGAATCGAAGGAAGAACTCCATGAAATCCTTGATTTTCTCCGCGATCCCAAAAAATTTACCATATTGGGGGGACGGATTCCCAAGGGGGTTCTGTTGGTAGGGGCCCCCGGAACCGGTAAGACGCTTTTAGCTCGGGCCATCGCAGGGGAAGCCAACGTTCCCTTCTTTTCCATCAGCGGTTCGGATTTTGTGGAAATGTTCGTGGGCGTGGGCGCCTCCAGGGTCCGGGATCTTTTCATCCAGGGGAAAAAGCATGCTCCCTGTATTATTTTCATCGATGAAATTGACGCGGTGGGGCGCCATCGGGGAGCTGGACTCGGGGGAGGGCACGACGAGCGCGAGCAGACTCTCAACCAACTATTGGTGGAAATGGATGGATTTGAATCCAACGAGGGAGTGATTATTGTAGCCGCTACCAACCGACCTGATGTTTTAGACCCCGCCCTCCTGCGCCCAGGGAGGTTTGACCGGCAAGTCGTGGTTCCCCGGCCCGACGTCAAAGGACGGGAGGAAATTTTAAGGGTCCATACGCGCAAAACTCCCTTAGCGGAGAATGTAAACCTTTCCGTGCTTTCCAGAGGCACTCCCGGCTTCACGGGGGCGGACCTGGAAAATCTGGTCAACGAGGCAGCCCTTTTGGCTGCGCGCCGGGGCAAAACCAAATTGGAAATGGATGATTTCGAAGCTTCCAAAGATAAGGTTCTGATGGGGGTTGAGCGGCGGACAATGTTTATCAGCGAAGAGGAAAAACGCCTTACCGCTTACCATGAGGCGGGCCACACCTTGGTAGCCAAATTTCTCCCCGGTGCTGACCCCATTCATAAAGTTACCATTATTCCCCGGGGTCGGGCCTTAGGAATAACCCAGCAACTACCTGCGGAAGACAAACATACCCTTTCCAAAGAATATATTATTAACAAGATTGCCATTTTTTTGGGGGGGCGGGCTGCGGAGGAGCTGGTCTTGAATACCCAGACCACTGGAGCTGGGAATGACCTGGAAATGGCCACGGAGTGGGCCCGAAAAATGGTCTGCGACTATGGAATGAGCGATAAAATAGGTCCTCTTACTTTCGGTAAAAAAGAGGAATATATTTTTCTCGGGCGGGAAATTGCTCAACGCAAAGATTACAGCGAAAAGACCGCTGTAGATATCGACACCGAAATCAAGCGGATCGTTTTAGAAAATTATGACCGGGCCAAGGATATAATTCTCCAGCATATGGAAAAAATTCATCACTTGGCGTCAGTTCTACTGGAAAAAGAAGTCCTGGCCGGGGAAGAAATTGACCAGGTATTGGGATTAAAAACATCCATTCCCGCATCTACCCCCCCCAAGGAATTGGTTCAAGAGGGGAGACTTCTTTAA
- a CDS encoding cob(I)yrinic acid a,c-diamide adenosyltransferase has translation MKFSKKGDRGFTSLLGGQRIPKSGPRPEAYGTLDEASSALGIARAAATRLKTKEIILALQKDLLILGAELATAAEDMKKYSYQITTEHIARLEGLIEELQVEVKLKNEFILPGATMASAAIDLARAIVRRAERKAVRLFQEKIIDNVDVLRFLNRLADLLFTLARYEENQEKT, from the coding sequence ATGAAATTTTCCAAAAAAGGAGACCGAGGGTTTACCAGCCTGCTGGGGGGCCAGAGGATTCCCAAATCCGGACCGAGGCCCGAAGCTTACGGCACCCTCGATGAGGCCAGTTCCGCCTTGGGAATTGCCAGAGCGGCGGCAACCAGGTTGAAGACCAAAGAAATCATCCTGGCCCTCCAGAAAGATCTCCTCATTCTTGGGGCGGAGCTGGCCACTGCTGCGGAGGATATGAAAAAGTACTCCTACCAAATTACCACGGAGCACATCGCCCGTTTAGAAGGTTTGATCGAAGAGTTACAAGTGGAAGTCAAACTAAAAAATGAATTTATCTTACCCGGTGCGACGATGGCTTCGGCAGCCATCGATCTGGCCCGGGCCATTGTTCGCCGGGCGGAACGAAAAGCCGTGCGTTTATTCCAGGAGAAAATTATCGACAATGTCGATGTGCTGCGCTTCCTGAACCGCCTCGCCGACTTGCTTTTCACCCTGGCCCGATATGAGGAAAATCAAGAGAAAACGTGA
- the tilS gene encoding tRNA lysidine(34) synthetase TilS, whose product MNSFVRMAKKTIQKYVMLQPGERVVVGVSGGADSMALLHVLWELRRDFRLSLVVAHLDHGLRPEGRAERSFVRKASVQLGIPFISRKVDVREKQKEQRLTLQEAAREVRYSFLLEAAKIHQATKIALGHTADDQAESIIMRLLRGSGTRGLGGIPPVRGEVFIRPLIESWREEVERFLQERKVAFLTDPSNRSLQFLRNRIRHELLPILQQYNPRLRHTLVQMAEIFRAEEDFWQNLLKEKFPSLVRSQKKGSITLDIPSLIAQSLPLRLRSLRYATEKILGHLRRVGLSHILAINNLLHSSEPNQSLQLPQGLCLTKAYQALTFAQSREEILPFEYSIAGPGCWEIPEIGRAMRFEILTSYPRVRPKSSSWVALLDFDKVAFPLTIRSFRPGDRLQPLGMEGEKKVKDLFIDYKIPATQRKKIPLLFKNDQLLWVAGVRLDHRVRLQPETQKVLRVELI is encoded by the coding sequence GTGAACTCCTTTGTCCGGATGGCTAAAAAAACGATCCAAAAATACGTCATGCTCCAACCTGGAGAACGAGTCGTGGTAGGTGTTTCCGGGGGCGCGGATTCCATGGCCCTCCTCCACGTACTTTGGGAATTGCGCCGGGATTTTCGTCTTTCCTTAGTCGTTGCCCACCTGGACCATGGGCTCCGCCCGGAGGGACGAGCTGAAAGATCCTTTGTCCGCAAGGCTTCGGTGCAATTGGGGATTCCTTTTATCAGCCGGAAGGTGGATGTACGGGAAAAACAAAAGGAACAACGCCTAACCCTGCAGGAGGCGGCGCGAGAAGTACGATATTCTTTCCTTCTGGAAGCAGCCAAAATTCATCAGGCCACAAAGATTGCCCTCGGGCACACGGCTGACGACCAGGCCGAGTCGATCATTATGCGACTCCTCCGGGGTTCCGGGACCCGCGGACTTGGGGGAATCCCTCCCGTGCGCGGGGAAGTTTTCATCCGGCCTCTCATTGAGTCCTGGCGGGAAGAGGTAGAACGCTTTCTGCAGGAAAGGAAGGTAGCTTTCTTAACCGATCCTTCCAATCGTTCCCTGCAGTTTTTGCGCAACCGGATCCGGCATGAACTCCTCCCCATCCTCCAGCAGTATAACCCCCGCTTGCGCCATACGCTGGTGCAAATGGCCGAAATATTCCGGGCGGAAGAGGATTTCTGGCAGAATCTCCTTAAGGAAAAATTTCCTTCATTGGTCCGGAGTCAGAAGAAGGGTTCGATCACTCTGGATATCCCTTCCCTGATTGCCCAGTCGCTACCCCTCCGCCTTAGATCTTTGCGGTATGCCACAGAAAAAATTTTGGGGCATTTGCGCCGGGTAGGACTTAGCCATATTTTGGCCATTAATAATCTCCTGCACAGTTCGGAACCCAATCAGAGCCTCCAGCTTCCTCAAGGACTTTGCCTGACCAAAGCCTATCAGGCCCTGACCTTTGCGCAATCCAGGGAAGAGATTCTTCCCTTTGAGTATTCCATCGCGGGACCGGGTTGTTGGGAAATCCCAGAGATTGGCCGGGCAATGAGGTTCGAGATATTAACATCCTATCCCCGAGTTAGGCCGAAAAGCTCTTCCTGGGTGGCCTTGCTGGATTTCGATAAAGTGGCTTTTCCCCTGACCATCCGCTCTTTTCGGCCTGGAGACCGCCTGCAGCCTCTGGGTATGGAAGGGGAGAAAAAAGTAAAAGACCTGTTCATCGATTACAAGATCCCTGCAACCCAGCGCAAGAAAATTCCCTTACTTTTCAAAAACGATCAACTTCTCTGGGTTGCCGGCGTCCGCCTCGACCACCGGGTTCGCCTGCAGCCGGAAACCCAAAAAGTCCTGCGGGTAGAACTTATTTAA
- the acpS gene encoding holo-ACP synthase produces MIYGIGIDLVQVKRIEQALERWGDRFKNKVFTPGEIDYCSRKRNSSPNYAARFAAKEALVKALGIGMRKGVHWKDVEVARGPLGKPLLKLSSQAAEVCKQEKIAGIFVSITHDQEYSSAIVVLEK; encoded by the coding sequence ATGATCTACGGGATTGGCATCGATCTTGTTCAGGTAAAGCGAATCGAGCAAGCCCTGGAACGATGGGGAGATCGATTTAAAAACAAAGTATTTACCCCAGGAGAAATTGATTATTGCTCGAGGAAAAGAAACTCTTCCCCGAATTACGCCGCCCGTTTTGCCGCCAAGGAGGCTTTGGTTAAAGCCCTGGGTATAGGAATGAGGAAGGGAGTTCACTGGAAAGATGTTGAAGTGGCTCGGGGGCCACTGGGCAAGCCCTTGTTAAAATTAAGCAGCCAGGCAGCGGAAGTATGTAAGCAAGAAAAAATCGCAGGGATCTTCGTGAGCATCACCCATGACCAGGAATACAGCAGCGCCATCGTCGTACTGGAAAAGTAA